TCGAGGAAGCGCAGGATTGCCCCATTGTAGGGGGGAGGCGCATCTGAGAACCTGATATCGGCTTCCGGTGTGTTGCGATACGTCCAGGCAAAGATCTGTGGCTCTTGGGCCCGAGAAAAGCCCGAATTGTGCACAAACCCCGTCAGGTCTCTTTCCGCCTCGTTCAGTGACATCAAAAACAGTCTGTAGGCATCCGCGTAGTTGCCCTGACGCCAGTATCCATTGATGACGGCTGCCTTCTCGGAAGACGAGGCTGGCACCTGTGCTTGGGAGAGATCGAGCAAGAGCCGGTGGGCGAGGGGACGAAATTCATCGTGTTCTGCCAGATAATTCATCAGCCGCCCACGCCAAGGAAGCCCTTCTCCCGCAAGTTCGAGAAGGGTTGAATAGGCTTCCTCTTCCGTGATGAGGGTGCCGATGACAGGAGCCAACTCATTGAATCGTTCGGGCCATCGCCGGAACAGCGCGTCGGCCGTCCGAACAGCCTTTCCGTAAGAACCTCGTTCTACGGAAATGCGGATCACATTCAGAAGTGCATGAAACTCGGTTCGGGAGATCTTGTGCGCGGTATCGAAAAGCAAATTCGCCTTGACTTCGTCTCCCTTGCGCTTTTCCAGCTCGGCAAGGCTGCTGAAGAAGCGTGCATCGATAGGATCGAGAGCAAGCCCCATTCTGGCCTCACCTTCTACATCTGCGACTTGCTTGTTCCCGTTCAACGCATCGCCAATCAGGGCAACGCGGGCCTCAGTATTGAGGGGAAATATTGAAAGAGCTTGTTCGGGATTGATTGTTTCAAAATGCCGGCTTAAGGCGCCGAGCAACACGGTTGAAAGCAGCGCGCATGCGCATGCCCAGACCGATAGCCGCCGTATCCAGGTCAGGGTTTCGCTTGTCCTCTCCACCGCTTTGACCCTCCAGCTTTGGCGTCTCATTGCCGTAGGCATAGTAGCTATAATTCATGTACTTGTAGGCGTAGTTGTAGTCGAACTTCCCTATGCTGAACTTCGACAGACTAGCGCCCACCACATGAGTTCCCGCGGCCCGTAGCCGCTTCAGCGCGTTCTTGACGGAGTTACGAGATACTTGATTGGAGGAAACAACCAGAAGCGCGGCCTGCGTTAGCCTGCCAAGCAGCGGCGCATCCGACAAGCCGACCACCGGCGGGGCGTCAACGAGAACCAGGTCGAACCGCGTCGACATAGAATTTAGAAGCATTGCCATCCTGGCGGAGGACAAGAGGTCCGCCGGGTTCGGCGGAATCGTACCGGACGACATGATCCAGACATTGCTGCCGGGGGCGGTTTGGCGAAGAATTCTCGGAAGATCTTCCCGGCTTGCGCTGTTCGTCAGGAGGTTGCTCAAACCCAGCGTGTTGTTCGTCTTGAAGAGCCGATGCATGTTCGGCTTGCGCAGATCGGCATCGATTACCAGAACTTTCTGGCCGAGGGCCGCAAAATCCTCCGCAAGCTTGTAAACCGTCGTAGATTTGCCCTCGGAAGGTTCAGCGCTCGTAATCATCAAGGTCTTGGGCATGCCCTCGGCTCCGGAAAACTGCAGCGAGGTTCGAAGTGAGCGGTAGGCTTCCGAAAGGGCGGATTGTGGATCCGCCAGATCGGCCTGCAAACTCTTGTCGTCCACCAGGGGGACGACTCCCATGACAGGGAGGCCAAGGCCCTTCTCGACTTGGTCGGGATTGACGAAGGTGTTGTTGAGGAGTTCCAGCAGATAGATGACCGCCGCGCTGATCATCATTCCAAGTGCCAGTGCAATCGCGAGATTGAGGGTTAGGCGAGGCGAAAAGGGAGAGCGCGGCGTAACGGCGTTATCGACCAGAGTGGCCGTTTGTGTCCGAAGCTCTGAACCGACGCCGGCCTCGTTCAGCTTCGAGATCAGGCTGTCGTATTGAGAACGGTTCGAATCGACCTCTCGCCGCAGGATAGTATACTGGATATTCTTGTCCTGGAAAGCGATCTGCTGCTTCTCGAGTTCTGCAATCTTCTCGCGAAGGTCGTTCTCCCTTGAAACGGCTTCTTCAAAGCGTATCTTCACGCCTTCGGCAATGATCGTGACACCATCATCATACTGCTTCGACAGCTCGTCGATTTGTGCCCGGAGTTGCACCATCTCCGGGAAGCCCGGCTTGAAGGTTGGGAGCTTTTGCTGATACTCGCCCCGCAATTTGGCGATTTCGCCCCTTAGATTCTGCAGACCTTCGCTTGACAACACGTCCTGGAGACTGGCCGCCCGCCCGGCATCGATCTGCTGAACAAGCAGCCCGTAGTTGAGCCGATCCTCGACCGCTTTGGACAGCGACGTATTGATCTGTTCAATGCTGGCGGCAATCAGCGAGCGCTCGCTGCCGGTAACCGTGATTCCCTGCTCCTTTGCGTATTGTACAAGCGCGCGTTCGGATTCCTGCAGGCGCTCCTTCACCTGAAGCACCTGCTCCTGGATGAATTGGCGCGCAAGACCGGACGTCTCGCTGGTGTTGTCGACACGCTGATCGATATAGCTCTGAGCGACTTGGTTTGCGATTTTGCTGGCGTAATCCGGGCTCTGATTTCGAAATGTGATCGAGATGAGGCTGGTATTCGTGACCAGTTCGACAGAAAGCCCATCGAGGACGCGTCCGACGGCGATCCGCTCGCGATCTTCCGGAGGAATATTTTCCAGGCTTGGCGTGCTGCTCAGCCCGAAAGCGCGATTGAAGATATTGGCCACGGAGAAATCGGGCGCAGGAAAAAGGAAATCCGCCCTTTCGCTCAAACCGAGCTCATAGACAACACGCTGGGCAAGCGACCGGCTTCTCAGCCGTTCGCGGGCGGTCAGAAAGGCGCGAACATCGCTCGTCTCCGATATGACCTCGAGATCCTGTATGACGCGCGCAGAAGGGCTCATGACCTCGAGTTGCGCAGTCGCCTGGTATTTCGGCGTCTGCATCAAGGTAATGACGACACCGGACACCAATCCCATTGCCAGCAGAAAGGTGATCAGCCAGCGATACTGGACAACGTAGATCAGAAGATGGAGGGGGTTGAAGCCATTCTCGTGTTCCTGGTCGAACGGTCCGTAGCCTTGCGGATGCCCATAGAAGGAATCGCGCATCGGGTCCATCGGAAGCCCGCCATTGGGGGTCCATCCGGCTGCTGGCATGGGGTTCGTTCGATCGAGCACCCGTGTTCGTTCCCTCTCCTAGCCTATTGACGGGATCTAGAGACCCATTGCGGTGAGCCGACCGACAGATGTCGCAACGCCAAGGGCTTCCTTCAGATTCTGAAACGCCACACGCGAAGAGGATGGGAACACCACCACAACGTCTCCCCCGTACAGATTAGGTGCGTTGCGCCGCCCGCTCTTTATCGCAGACACGTCGTAATTTGCTACAAGTTTCTGGGATCCCGCTTGCCGAAAGACATAGACCTTCTTTTCATCTGCGACGGGACTGAAACCGCCGGCAAGCGCGACCGCGTCAAGCAGCGAGGCGGACGGCGGCAGCGGGAATACGCCGGCACGACGGACCTCCCCATCCACAGTCACCCGATTGGCCGCCGATTCCTTTACGAGAACGGAGACCTGCGGCGACTGCAGGAAGTCGCGGCCATAGGCAATCTTGACGTCGTTTTCAAACGTTCGAACAGACTTGCCTGCTGCCGGAATAACGCCGATCAGGGGCAGCGACACGCGGCCGACACTATCGACCTGAGCGGTGCGTGAGAGGTCGGGAACCTGAAAGACAGAGACTTCCAAAATGTCTCCCGGTGCGATCGGTCTCTCCGTTCCGCCGGCAGTATCTTCGGGGACAGGCAATTCCGAGACGACCCTAAGGTCCCTGTCTCCCGAAGCTGGTGGGGCGGCGGCCGGCTTCGACCCGACGCCCGCGAGGGAGCCTTCAGACGACGACATGCAGCCAGCTGCCAAAAGCAGCAGCAGGAGGGTGGCGAAAGCCAAGGCGCGGTGCGAAAAGCCGTTCACGCTTCGCGCCTCCTCAAAAGACGTCCAACCAGACCGGAAAT
The Mesorhizobium australicum genome window above contains:
- a CDS encoding tetratricopeptide repeat protein, which produces MLLGALSRHFETINPEQALSIFPLNTEARVALIGDALNGNKQVADVEGEARMGLALDPIDARFFSSLAELEKRKGDEVKANLLFDTAHKISRTEFHALLNVIRISVERGSYGKAVRTADALFRRWPERFNELAPVIGTLITEEEAYSTLLELAGEGLPWRGRLMNYLAEHDEFRPLAHRLLLDLSQAQVPASSSEKAAVINGYWRQGNYADAYRLFLMSLNEAERDLTGFVHNSGFSRAQEPQIFAWTYRNTPEADIRFSDAPPPYNGAILRFLDKPAREVVLMQTLVLPQGRYRLTVNASAFNLKMPRELFLIVSCGAPNRELVRLTVPEGNYRESSLESDFEVADCPAQSIRLATGLVAESWSYRYSGEVVFHDVSVTRASVDQNRS
- a CDS encoding GumC family protein; the protein is MDPMRDSFYGHPQGYGPFDQEHENGFNPLHLLIYVVQYRWLITFLLAMGLVSGVVITLMQTPKYQATAQLEVMSPSARVIQDLEVISETSDVRAFLTARERLRSRSLAQRVVYELGLSERADFLFPAPDFSVANIFNRAFGLSSTPSLENIPPEDRERIAVGRVLDGLSVELVTNTSLISITFRNQSPDYASKIANQVAQSYIDQRVDNTSETSGLARQFIQEQVLQVKERLQESERALVQYAKEQGITVTGSERSLIAASIEQINTSLSKAVEDRLNYGLLVQQIDAGRAASLQDVLSSEGLQNLRGEIAKLRGEYQQKLPTFKPGFPEMVQLRAQIDELSKQYDDGVTIIAEGVKIRFEEAVSRENDLREKIAELEKQQIAFQDKNIQYTILRREVDSNRSQYDSLISKLNEAGVGSELRTQTATLVDNAVTPRSPFSPRLTLNLAIALALGMMISAAVIYLLELLNNTFVNPDQVEKGLGLPVMGVVPLVDDKSLQADLADPQSALSEAYRSLRTSLQFSGAEGMPKTLMITSAEPSEGKSTTVYKLAEDFAALGQKVLVIDADLRKPNMHRLFKTNNTLGLSNLLTNSASREDLPRILRQTAPGSNVWIMSSGTIPPNPADLLSSARMAMLLNSMSTRFDLVLVDAPPVVGLSDAPLLGRLTQAALLVVSSNQVSRNSVKNALKRLRAAGTHVVGASLSKFSIGKFDYNYAYKYMNYSYYAYGNETPKLEGQSGGEDKRNPDLDTAAIGLGMRMRAAFNRVARRLKPAF
- a CDS encoding polysaccharide biosynthesis/export family protein yields the protein MNGFSHRALAFATLLLLLLAAGCMSSSEGSLAGVGSKPAAAPPASGDRDLRVVSELPVPEDTAGGTERPIAPGDILEVSVFQVPDLSRTAQVDSVGRVSLPLIGVIPAAGKSVRTFENDVKIAYGRDFLQSPQVSVLVKESAANRVTVDGEVRRAGVFPLPPSASLLDAVALAGGFSPVADEKKVYVFRQAGSQKLVANYDVSAIKSGRRNAPNLYGGDVVVVFPSSSRVAFQNLKEALGVATSVGRLTAMGL